A region of Rhinoraja longicauda isolate Sanriku21f chromosome 1, sRhiLon1.1, whole genome shotgun sequence DNA encodes the following proteins:
- the hs3st1 gene encoding heparan sulfate glucosamine 3-O-sulfotransferase 1 encodes MATLCLGLFLFLFHPAVVPPRPAFDFNREMESNSPRYVFQSRNLFQPTVFPNGTIQRLPQTVIIGVRKGGTRALLEMLNVHPEVTAAQSEIHFFDCEGNYQKGLQWYSTQMPFSYPNQTTVEKTPAYFTSPKVPERIYNMNSSIRLLLILRDPSERVISDYTQVLHNRIQKRKPFRPVEEILIRDGQINVNYKAIDRSLYYTHMQNWLKYFPLNQIHIVDGDKLIRNPFPEMEKVEKFLRLSPRINSSNFYFNKTKGFYCLRDREKEKCLHESKGRPHPQVDPVVLNKLHAFFTEPNKKFFDLVGRTFDWH; translated from the coding sequence ATGGCTACGTTGTGCCTGGGGCTTTTTCTGTTCCTGTTCCACCCGGCGGTCGTACCTCCCAGGCCAGCTTTTGATTTCAATCGCGAAATGGAGTCCAACTCCCCTCGCTATGTGTTCCAAAGTCGCAACCTCTTCCAGCCGACGGTGTTTCCCAACGGTACCATTCAGCGGCTACCCCAGACCGTGATCATCGGCGTGAGGAAAGGTGGCACCCGGGCTCTGCTGGAGATGCTCAATGTCCACCCGGAGGTCACCGCTGCCCAGAGCGAGATCCACTTCTTCGACTGCGAGGGGAATTACCAGAAGGGTCTCCAGTGGTACAGCACACAAATGCCATTCTCTTACCCCAACCAGACCACGGTTGAAAAGACACCGGCCTATTTCACTTCACCCAAAGTGCCTGAAAGAATCTACAACATGAACTCGTCCATCCGGCTCCTGCTCATCCTGCGGGATCCAAGCGAGAGGGTTATATCGGACTACACTCAGGTATTACATAACCGGATACAAAAGCGCAAGCCGTTTAGACCGGTGGAGGAGATACTGATCAGAGATGGCCAGATCAACGTGAACTACAAAGCAATTGACCGCAGCTTGTATTATACCCATATGCAAAACTGGCTGAAATACTTCCCCCTCAACCAAATACACATTGTGGACGGCGACAAGTTGATCAGAAACCCTTTTCCTGAAATGGAAAAAGTGGAGAAATTCCTGAGGCTCTCGCCGAGGATTAATTCGTCCAATTTTTACTTCAACAAGACGAAAGGATTTTACTGCCTCCGAGACAGAGAGAAGGAGAAGTGCTTGCACGAGTCGAAAGGGAGACCCCACCCGCAAGTAGACCCCGTTGTGCTCAATAAGTTGCACGCCTTCTTCACTGAACCCAATAAGAAATTCTTCGATTTGGTTGGCAGGACATTCGATTGGCACTGA